A genomic window from Silene latifolia isolate original U9 population chromosome Y, ASM4854445v1, whole genome shotgun sequence includes:
- the LOC141629434 gene encoding uncharacterized protein LOC141629434, whose amino-acid sequence METIAFTEECSALLQNKSPPKLKDPCSFSIPCTIGTHVIDKALCDLGASISVMPYSDCEKLNMGNLKVTSVTLQMADRTVKRPLGVLEDVPVNIGKFFIPVDFIVLDIDEDTQIPIILGRPFLHTPRAVIDVRHARLTLDIGGDKVIFNLATTLAKPMIEDTCYAVDIVTEFIFDYWTGSLIRDPL is encoded by the coding sequence ATGGAGACGATTGCTTTTACTGAGGAGTGTAGTGCACTCCTACAAAACAAATCTCCACCTAAACTGAAAGACCCGTGTAGTTTCTCGATTCCCTGTACCATTGGCACACATGTGATTGAtaaggctttatgtgatttaggggcgagtatcagtgtcatgccttattcAGATTGCGAGAAACTGAATATGGGTAACCTCAAAGTCACTAGTGtgactcttcaaatggccgatagaacAGTAAAGCGAcccctaggtgtcttagaggacgtccCTGTTAATATAGGTAAATTCTTTATACCTGTTGATTTCATTGTGTTAGACATAGATGAGGATACCCAGATtcctattattttgggtagaccgtTTTTACACACTCCAAGGGCTGTCATTGATGTCAGGCACGCACGCTTGACTCTTGATATAGGGGGCGATAAAGTAATCTTTAACTTAGCTACCACACTTGCAAAGcctatgatagaggatacttgttatgcTGTCGACATAGTTACTGAGTTTATATTTGATTATTGGACGGGATCCCTGATTAGGGACCCGTTATAG